A portion of the Pseudomonas koreensis genome contains these proteins:
- a CDS encoding NEL-type E3 ubiquitin ligase domain-containing protein encodes MPTQDKTDPQIQASILSTLFDATGDLEIAETLEKNLSAHLLQASPASLARLDEINRELHAKQLKVNKDLTRLKPLNSFCINELEAAVSKKWPAVYDAGADVISLPGVDCGCDATATDQPGTDIVKHASQTLLQAAMQNFTEDEEQADAFPDGSQVRLTSAPQGVNGLTPAAFAAFCRQLDLGKRYQEHLQQVFGLRDDSGTVVATSAMTRDIAALKQSLLELDTHMAALKGHITATGLRMLQDLMVAEGVASAQTLRYGKDSWIMQGIKVLDSCVWGVVVFSRRSVEQHPEDGCMVYMPGEPERPVYEYPSFNAFKRYLVQQLKTAEYQEYFARSLDEDDKADFFKTFAENGDLGFVQQWPIGVPLFEFMVQSHVGKLQIDARKLAVPTADIDEETRRKRLLDFIQRGVSIASVAGLFVPVLGQLMMGVAVGQLLGEVYDGVEDWQRGDHQQALSHLLSVVEDIALMGVFAGGQKVLGTLGRKLLRAHPEFFGQFTAILNRAGKPRLWKNDLTRYEHILPSGFTISAGSKELYLIGTKTVARVDDRVLAGRFDADARRLFLEHPQRAQAYVPELNRHVEGGWRLPAEEPEEWGSSAYTLKRIDPRLHDFVDSDLDMMRRLSGTSQQALLDTFNDNLKLPVRLRDTVERVRIERQLRELTTELQSGEIHSGQPVEEQMHALPKLPGWPTDRYLEVTNDEGIVEATYPANSVIDETLGVVVTRSQLARGQLLRTVIDGLYQSEIDALLGGNVTKSIEETALAKKLGAALQSDYRAVFERLCQRYDQSQADDLLKLRAVFPDIPARYGQRLIDRAPSVERQHLRTSARVPLRLGQRVRAGAAEVRLDRALSGFHWSWLANADTDKLAIQLLPRLSGWDKQLRLEVRDKALTGPVLEAIGDASATSGNTCYLVKSTEGYEAFGGDKVSLGKVTSGPNALYTAILKALPSRQRNAIGFVDVGQTSGQRLRSKLLDAGLEQREATGRTLINGEYEPLVVEPACVQGDQAPATNHPRRLLRAVRKLYPRLDDAQLRQLLDELGDAPLSRAIRLKALRQDLQTLRDVLFVWSEDGVALKAMGGDLAEARHSRKMAAELIEESFRRFHWIKDEQGRSVCALDLDGMRIGKLPTFSPGLSFAHVQHLSMRNMAQGDDVAHFLKSFKQLESLQLDTNNITRLPEVLSYMPNLKRLSLANNQLKLTEQTLAKLNRLRTLWYLDLNRNALGATPDVSQMSNLRRLLLRNTGITELPEGLRNCVHIEWMDMGENKITELPDWLFQKPRKFTQALNVGLNPFTETTKTYLDNYRNNFGIGMGYPADDIARFNESTARSLWFTKTSGEDWAEQARIWAAFRDDARAEGLFHLLAQLGDTADAAKSRADMQRRVWVVLKAAEADRALCAQLLDEAANPINCIDSAAVNFSHLEVTVEVDRITRRSGGTVTARPLLNLGRGLFRLEQLNAIAREHAIRVPKLDPLEVNLAYRVGLAKALDLPGQPQNMLFEAQSGVTATDLDTAKHRITTAELSPRWLKFIQEQSFWRDYLQRTFTRKFSLIDETFAPRMSALDEQADTLPSADYLSQAEALRLEKEQAQEAVFKRLTEESIRLMDLGLCVMPDP; translated from the coding sequence ATGCCCACCCAAGACAAGACAGATCCACAGATTCAAGCGTCGATCCTGAGCACTTTGTTCGACGCAACCGGCGATCTTGAAATCGCCGAAACCCTGGAAAAGAATCTCTCGGCGCATTTGCTCCAGGCTTCGCCCGCCAGCCTGGCCAGGCTGGATGAAATCAATCGTGAACTGCACGCCAAACAGTTGAAGGTCAACAAGGATCTGACCCGGCTAAAACCCTTGAACAGCTTCTGTATCAATGAGCTTGAGGCGGCGGTGAGCAAAAAATGGCCAGCGGTTTATGACGCAGGCGCGGATGTGATCAGTCTGCCGGGCGTTGATTGTGGTTGCGACGCGACCGCGACCGATCAGCCCGGGACGGATATCGTCAAACACGCTTCGCAAACCCTCTTGCAGGCAGCCATGCAGAACTTCACCGAAGACGAAGAGCAGGCTGACGCGTTTCCCGATGGCAGTCAGGTGCGCTTGACAAGCGCGCCGCAGGGCGTGAACGGCCTGACCCCGGCGGCGTTTGCCGCGTTTTGTCGCCAGCTGGATCTGGGCAAAAGATATCAGGAGCATCTGCAGCAAGTGTTCGGGCTGCGTGATGACAGCGGCACAGTCGTGGCGACCAGTGCCATGACCCGCGATATCGCCGCTTTAAAGCAATCGCTGCTGGAACTGGATACGCATATGGCCGCGCTCAAGGGCCATATCACCGCGACAGGTTTGCGCATGCTGCAGGATCTGATGGTGGCCGAGGGCGTGGCATCGGCGCAGACCCTGCGCTACGGCAAAGACTCGTGGATCATGCAGGGCATCAAGGTCCTCGACAGCTGCGTGTGGGGCGTGGTCGTATTTTCCAGACGCTCCGTGGAACAACACCCCGAGGACGGATGCATGGTGTATATGCCCGGCGAACCTGAGCGGCCGGTGTATGAATACCCGAGTTTCAATGCGTTCAAGCGCTACCTCGTACAGCAACTCAAAACCGCCGAGTATCAGGAGTACTTTGCCCGCAGCCTCGACGAAGATGACAAGGCCGACTTCTTCAAGACGTTCGCTGAAAACGGCGATCTGGGCTTCGTCCAACAGTGGCCGATCGGCGTGCCACTCTTCGAGTTCATGGTGCAAAGCCATGTCGGCAAGTTGCAGATCGACGCCCGTAAACTGGCCGTGCCGACCGCGGATATCGATGAAGAGACGCGCCGCAAGCGCCTGCTGGATTTCATTCAGCGCGGGGTGAGCATTGCCTCGGTGGCCGGGCTGTTCGTGCCGGTGCTCGGGCAACTGATGATGGGCGTGGCGGTAGGGCAATTGCTCGGTGAAGTGTACGACGGTGTCGAGGACTGGCAGCGCGGCGATCATCAGCAAGCCCTGTCGCATCTGCTCAGCGTGGTCGAGGACATTGCGTTGATGGGCGTCTTTGCCGGCGGTCAAAAGGTGCTCGGGACGCTGGGGCGCAAATTGTTGCGCGCGCACCCGGAATTCTTCGGACAATTCACCGCGATACTCAATCGGGCCGGCAAGCCGCGCCTGTGGAAAAACGATCTCACTCGGTACGAGCATATCCTCCCTTCCGGTTTTACCATCAGTGCCGGCTCCAAAGAGCTGTACCTGATTGGCACCAAAACCGTCGCTCGTGTCGACGATCGCGTGCTGGCCGGCCGTTTTGATGCCGATGCCCGGCGCTTGTTCCTGGAACACCCGCAACGTGCGCAAGCCTATGTTCCCGAACTGAATCGCCACGTCGAAGGTGGCTGGCGATTGCCCGCCGAAGAACCCGAAGAATGGGGCAGCAGTGCCTATACGCTCAAACGCATCGATCCGCGCTTGCACGACTTTGTTGACAGTGACCTGGACATGATGCGTCGGCTCAGTGGCACTTCGCAGCAGGCATTGCTCGACACGTTCAACGACAATCTGAAGCTTCCCGTACGCCTGCGCGATACCGTCGAACGTGTACGCATCGAGCGCCAGTTACGCGAACTGACCACGGAGCTGCAGAGCGGTGAGATCCACTCTGGGCAACCTGTCGAGGAGCAGATGCATGCCCTGCCGAAATTGCCGGGCTGGCCCACTGACCGCTATCTCGAGGTCACCAATGACGAGGGCATTGTCGAGGCGACTTATCCCGCAAACAGCGTGATCGACGAGACGCTGGGGGTGGTCGTTACCCGCAGCCAGTTGGCCCGGGGCCAATTGCTGCGCACGGTTATCGATGGCCTGTACCAAAGCGAGATCGATGCGTTGCTTGGCGGCAACGTCACGAAAAGCATCGAGGAAACCGCGCTGGCGAAAAAGCTCGGTGCGGCGCTCCAGTCGGATTACCGCGCAGTGTTCGAACGCCTGTGTCAACGCTACGACCAGAGTCAGGCGGATGACTTGCTCAAACTGCGCGCGGTTTTTCCTGACATTCCCGCGCGCTATGGACAGCGGCTGATCGACCGCGCGCCCAGTGTCGAGCGTCAACACCTGCGCACCAGCGCACGGGTGCCATTGCGGCTGGGGCAGCGAGTCCGGGCCGGTGCCGCCGAGGTGCGGCTTGACCGCGCGCTGAGCGGATTTCACTGGTCATGGCTGGCGAATGCCGATACCGACAAACTGGCCATTCAGTTGCTGCCACGGCTCAGCGGCTGGGATAAACAACTGCGCCTGGAGGTCCGCGACAAAGCCTTGACCGGCCCGGTACTGGAAGCCATCGGCGATGCGTCGGCAACCTCTGGCAATACCTGCTATCTGGTGAAATCCACTGAAGGCTATGAAGCGTTTGGCGGCGACAAAGTATCCCTTGGCAAAGTAACGTCGGGGCCCAACGCCTTGTATACCGCCATCCTCAAAGCACTGCCATCACGTCAGCGTAACGCGATCGGATTTGTCGATGTCGGGCAGACCAGCGGGCAGCGCTTGCGCAGCAAGTTGCTCGACGCAGGGCTGGAGCAACGCGAAGCCACCGGGCGAACACTGATCAATGGCGAGTACGAACCGCTGGTTGTCGAGCCTGCCTGCGTGCAAGGCGATCAGGCCCCTGCGACGAATCACCCACGCAGATTGTTGCGCGCAGTGCGCAAACTCTATCCACGCCTGGACGACGCCCAGCTCCGGCAATTGCTCGATGAACTGGGCGACGCTCCGCTCAGCCGGGCGATCCGGCTCAAAGCCTTGCGTCAGGATCTGCAAACCCTGCGGGACGTTCTCTTCGTCTGGAGCGAGGATGGCGTTGCCCTGAAGGCGATGGGGGGCGATCTGGCCGAAGCGCGGCACAGCCGCAAGATGGCAGCCGAGCTGATCGAGGAGAGTTTTCGGCGGTTTCACTGGATCAAGGATGAACAGGGCAGATCGGTCTGTGCCCTCGACCTTGACGGCATGCGCATCGGCAAGCTGCCGACCTTTTCACCGGGTCTGAGCTTCGCCCATGTGCAGCACTTGTCGATGCGCAACATGGCGCAGGGCGATGATGTCGCGCACTTTCTCAAATCCTTCAAACAGCTTGAGTCGCTGCAACTCGACACCAATAACATCACCCGGCTGCCCGAAGTGCTGTCGTATATGCCCAACCTCAAACGATTGAGCCTGGCCAACAACCAGCTGAAACTGACCGAGCAGACGCTGGCGAAGCTGAACCGGCTGCGCACGTTGTGGTATCTGGATCTGAACAGGAACGCGCTGGGCGCCACCCCGGATGTCAGTCAGATGAGCAACCTGCGTCGGCTATTGCTGCGCAATACGGGGATTACCGAACTGCCTGAAGGCCTGCGCAATTGCGTCCATATCGAATGGATGGATATGGGCGAGAACAAAATCACGGAGTTGCCCGATTGGCTGTTTCAGAAACCGCGAAAATTCACCCAGGCCCTCAACGTGGGGCTCAATCCCTTTACTGAAACCACCAAAACGTATCTGGATAACTACCGCAACAATTTCGGTATAGGAATGGGTTATCCCGCAGACGACATTGCCCGTTTCAACGAGAGCACCGCGCGCTCGTTATGGTTTACCAAAACCAGCGGGGAAGACTGGGCCGAGCAGGCGCGAATCTGGGCGGCATTTCGCGACGATGCGCGTGCAGAAGGCCTGTTTCATTTGCTCGCGCAACTGGGCGATACCGCCGACGCCGCAAAGAGCAGGGCTGACATGCAGCGACGGGTCTGGGTGGTTTTGAAGGCGGCGGAGGCCGATCGCGCCCTCTGCGCTCAGTTGCTCGATGAGGCCGCCAACCCGATCAATTGCATTGACAGCGCGGCGGTCAACTTCAGTCATCTTGAAGTGACCGTGGAGGTCGACCGTATCACCAGGAGATCCGGCGGCACGGTCACTGCCAGACCACTGCTCAACCTCGGCCGCGGCCTGTTTCGGCTGGAACAACTGAACGCGATTGCCCGGGAACACGCCATCAGGGTGCCGAAACTGGATCCGCTGGAGGTCAACCTGGCTTATCGCGTCGGACTGGCAAAGGCCCTGGACCTGCCCGGCCAGCCGCAGAATATGCTGTTCGAGGCGCAGAGCGGCGTGACTGCCACTGATCTGGACACGGCAAAACACCGGATCACCACGGCCGAACTCTCGCCCCGGTGGCTGAAATTCATCCAGGAGCAATCCTTCTGGCGTGACTACTTGCAACGTACTTTTACCCGCAAGTTCTCGCTGATCGATGAAACGTTCGCACCGCGCATGAGTGCGCTGGATGAGCAGGCTGACACACTGCCCAGTGCCGACTATTTGAGTCAGGCGGAGGCCCTCAGACTTGAAAAGGAGCAGGCGCAGGAGGCCGTGTTCAAGCGCCTGACGGAGGAGTCGATTCGCCTGATGGACCTGGGCCTCTGCGTGATGCCGGACCCGTGA
- a CDS encoding N-acetylglutaminylglutamine amidotransferase has translation MCGLAGELRFDQQPADLAAIERITHHLAPRGPDAWGFHAQGPIALGHRRLKIMDLSDGSAQPMIDSQLGLSLAFNGAIYNFPELREELEALGYAFYSGGDTEVLLKGYHAWGEALLPKLNGMFAFAIWERDAQRLFIARDRLGVKPLYLSRTGQRLRFASALPALLKGGDINPILDPVALNHYLNFHAVVPAPRTLLAGIEKLPPATWMRVEADGRTEQKTWWTLPYGPHEDEKNLNLEDWVDRVLDSTREAVAIRQRAAVDVGVLLSGGVDSSMLVGLLREVGVENLSTFSIGFQDAGGERGDEFQYSDLIAKHYGTRHHQLRIDEKEIIEQLPAAFRAMSEPMVSHDCIAFYLLSREVAKHCKVVQSGQGADELFAGYHWYPQVDGAADPYAAYRDAFFDRSYDDYAATVQPKWLVDHDAAGDFVKEHFAQPGADAAVDKALRLDSTVMLVDDPVKRVDNMTMAWGLEARTPFLDYRLVELSARVPGQFKLPDGGKQVLKEAARRVIPSEVIDRKKGYFPVPGLKHLQGDTLNWVRELLLDPSQDRGLFNPTMLDKLLTDPQGQLTPLRGSKLWQLAALNLWLSEQGI, from the coding sequence ATGTGCGGATTAGCTGGCGAGTTACGTTTTGATCAACAACCTGCAGACCTTGCAGCGATCGAAAGAATCACCCATCACCTTGCGCCTCGCGGCCCTGACGCGTGGGGCTTCCATGCCCAAGGGCCGATTGCCCTGGGCCATCGACGCCTGAAAATCATGGACCTGTCGGACGGCTCGGCGCAGCCGATGATCGACAGCCAACTGGGTTTGTCCCTGGCCTTCAATGGCGCGATCTATAACTTCCCGGAATTGCGCGAAGAGCTCGAAGCGCTCGGTTATGCCTTCTATTCGGGCGGCGACACCGAAGTGCTGCTCAAGGGTTATCACGCCTGGGGCGAGGCGCTGCTGCCGAAACTCAACGGCATGTTCGCCTTTGCCATCTGGGAGCGCGATGCCCAGCGCCTGTTCATCGCCCGCGACCGTCTCGGCGTGAAGCCGCTGTACCTGTCGCGCACCGGCCAGCGGCTGCGCTTTGCCTCGGCATTGCCGGCCCTGCTCAAGGGCGGCGATATCAACCCGATCCTTGATCCGGTAGCGCTTAACCACTACCTGAATTTCCACGCAGTCGTACCTGCGCCGCGCACGTTGCTGGCCGGTATCGAAAAACTGCCGCCCGCCACCTGGATGCGCGTTGAAGCCGATGGCCGCACCGAACAGAAAACCTGGTGGACCCTGCCCTACGGCCCGCATGAGGACGAGAAAAACCTCAACCTTGAAGACTGGGTCGATCGCGTCCTCGACAGCACCCGCGAAGCGGTGGCGATTCGTCAGCGTGCGGCGGTTGATGTCGGTGTGTTGCTGTCCGGCGGTGTCGATTCGAGCATGCTCGTCGGCCTGTTGCGCGAAGTCGGCGTAGAGAATCTGTCGACCTTTTCCATCGGTTTCCAGGACGCCGGCGGTGAACGCGGCGATGAATTCCAGTATTCGGACCTGATCGCCAAGCACTACGGCACCCGTCACCATCAGTTGCGCATCGACGAGAAAGAAATCATCGAGCAACTCCCCGCCGCGTTCCGCGCGATGAGCGAGCCGATGGTCAGCCATGACTGCATTGCCTTCTACCTGTTGTCCCGGGAAGTGGCCAAACATTGCAAAGTGGTGCAGAGCGGCCAGGGTGCCGACGAGTTGTTTGCCGGCTATCACTGGTATCCGCAAGTCGACGGCGCGGCGGATCCTTATGCGGCCTATCGCGATGCGTTTTTCGATCGCAGCTATGACGACTATGCCGCAACCGTGCAGCCGAAATGGCTGGTCGACCACGACGCGGCCGGCGACTTCGTCAAAGAGCATTTTGCCCAGCCTGGCGCTGATGCCGCGGTGGACAAAGCCTTGCGTCTGGACAGCACGGTGATGCTGGTCGATGACCCGGTCAAACGCGTCGACAACATGACCATGGCCTGGGGCCTGGAAGCGCGCACGCCGTTCCTCGACTATCGACTGGTCGAGCTGTCGGCTCGTGTACCAGGCCAATTCAAGCTGCCCGATGGCGGCAAACAAGTGCTCAAGGAAGCCGCGCGTCGAGTCATTCCAAGCGAAGTGATCGACCGCAAGAAAGGCTATTTCCCGGTGCCGGGTCTCAAGCACTTGCAGGGCGACACGCTCAACTGGGTGCGCGAACTGCTGCTGGATCCGAGCCAGGATCGCGGCCTGTTCAACCCGACCATGCTCGACAAGCTTTTGACTGATCCACAAGGCCAGCTGACCCCGTTGCGCGGTTCGAAATTGTGGCAACTGGCGGCCCTGAACCTGTGGCTCAGTGAACAAGGAATCTGA
- the ngg gene encoding N-acetylglutaminylglutamine synthetase, with amino-acid sequence MKPHATSINQRLLRGQAPSYERLQARLAEDGSEPATAPIAVHCGWGRLLIGHTFPDPASLAQELLNEQPGERDIALYVAAPQQILGLEPAQLFLDPSDTLRLWFSDYRQATRVFRGFRIRRAQSETDWQGINRLYQARGMLPIDPQLLTPHHQGGPVYWLAEDEDSGAVIGSVMGLNHQNAFNDPEHGSSLWCLAVDPHCSRPGVGEVLVRHLVEHFMSRGLAYLDLSVLHDNRQAKNLYAKLGFRNLPTFAIKRKNGINQPLFLGPGPEANFNPYARIIVEEAHRRGIDVQVDDADAGLFTLSHGGRRVRCRESLSDLTSAISMTLCQDKSLTHKVLKAAGLKLPAQQLAGNADDNLAFLDEHQGVVVKPLDGEQGHGVAVDLRTIEEVQKAIETAKQFDSRVLLESFHEGLDLRIVVIGFEVVAAAIRRPAEVVGDGQHSIGALIEAQSRRRQAATSGESKIPLDHETQRTLHAAGYDYSSILPAGEHLFVRRTANLHTGGTLEDVTDILHPTLVDAAVRAARALDIPMVGLDLMVPAADQPEYVFIEANERAGLANHEPQPTAERFVDLLFPHSQPAV; translated from the coding sequence ATGAAACCCCATGCCACGTCCATCAACCAACGCCTGTTGCGTGGTCAGGCCCCCTCGTATGAACGTTTGCAGGCGCGCCTGGCCGAAGACGGCAGCGAACCTGCCACCGCCCCGATTGCCGTGCATTGCGGTTGGGGCCGGCTGCTGATCGGTCACACCTTTCCCGACCCGGCGTCACTGGCGCAGGAACTGCTCAACGAGCAGCCCGGCGAGCGCGACATTGCCCTGTACGTTGCCGCACCGCAGCAGATTCTCGGCCTTGAGCCGGCTCAGCTGTTTCTCGATCCGTCCGACACCCTGCGCCTGTGGTTCAGCGATTACCGGCAGGCCACGCGGGTGTTTCGCGGCTTCCGCATTCGTCGTGCGCAAAGCGAAACCGACTGGCAAGGCATCAACCGTTTGTATCAGGCGCGCGGCATGTTGCCGATCGATCCGCAACTGCTCACCCCGCATCATCAGGGCGGCCCGGTGTACTGGCTGGCGGAAGACGAGGACAGCGGCGCGGTGATCGGCAGTGTCATGGGCCTCAATCATCAGAACGCCTTCAACGACCCGGAACACGGCAGCAGCCTGTGGTGCCTGGCGGTCGATCCGCATTGCTCGCGTCCGGGCGTCGGTGAAGTGCTGGTGCGGCACCTGGTCGAGCACTTCATGAGTCGCGGCCTGGCCTATCTCGACCTGTCGGTGCTGCATGACAACCGCCAGGCGAAAAACCTCTACGCCAAACTGGGTTTCCGCAACCTGCCGACCTTCGCCATCAAGCGCAAGAACGGCATCAACCAGCCGCTGTTTCTCGGTCCGGGGCCGGAGGCGAATTTCAATCCCTATGCGCGCATCATTGTCGAAGAAGCGCATCGACGCGGCATCGACGTGCAAGTGGATGACGCCGACGCCGGGCTGTTCACCCTCAGCCATGGCGGCCGTCGCGTGCGCTGTCGCGAGTCGCTGAGCGATCTGACCAGCGCCATCAGCATGACCCTGTGCCAGGACAAAAGCCTGACCCACAAGGTGCTGAAAGCCGCTGGTCTGAAGCTGCCGGCGCAGCAACTGGCGGGCAATGCCGACGATAATCTGGCCTTTCTCGATGAACACCAAGGGGTGGTGGTAAAGCCTCTCGACGGCGAACAGGGCCATGGCGTGGCTGTGGATCTGCGCACCATTGAAGAAGTGCAGAAGGCCATCGAAACCGCCAAGCAGTTCGACAGTCGCGTGCTGCTGGAAAGCTTCCACGAAGGCCTCGATCTACGGATTGTGGTGATTGGTTTTGAAGTGGTAGCGGCGGCGATTCGCCGTCCGGCGGAAGTGGTTGGCGACGGTCAGCATTCGATCGGTGCGCTGATCGAAGCGCAAAGCCGCCGCCGGCAAGCCGCCACCAGCGGCGAAAGCAAGATCCCGCTGGACCACGAAACCCAACGCACGCTGCATGCTGCCGGCTATGACTACAGCAGCATTCTGCCGGCCGGCGAGCATCTGTTCGTGCGGCGCACGGCCAATCTGCACACCGGCGGGACGCTGGAAGACGTGACTGACATTCTTCATCCGACCCTGGTCGACGCGGCAGTGCGTGCGGCGCGGGCGCTGGACATTCCGATGGTCGGCCTCGATCTCATGGTGCCGGCGGCGGATCAGCCCGAGTACGTGTTCATCGAAGCCAACGAACGTGCCGGCCTGGCCAACCACGAACCGCAGCCGACGGCGGAGCGCTTTGTCGATCTGTTGTTTCCGCATAGTCAGCCGGCTGTTTGA
- a CDS encoding osmoprotectant NAGGN system M42 family peptidase — translation MTTQIPEPDLAYLQKVLLEMLAIPSPTGFTDTIVRYVAERLEELGIPFEMTRRGTIRATLKGKKSSPDRAVSAHLDTIGAAVRAVKDNGRLTLAPVGCWSSRFAEGSRVSLFTDTGVIRGSVLPLMASGHAFNTQVDEMPISWDHVELRLDAYCATKADCESLGIHVGDVVAFDPLPEFTESGHISARHLDDKAGVAALLAALKAIVDSGQELNIDCHPLFTITEETGSGAAAALPWDVSEFVGIDIAPVAPGQHSSEHAVSVAMQDSGGPYDYHLSRHLLRLAGDHELPVRRDMFRYYFSDAHSAVTAGHDIRTALLAFGCDATHGYERTHIDSLAALSRLLGAYILSPPVFASDAAPANASLDRFSHQIEHDTQMESETRVPPVDSLVGQRSDS, via the coding sequence ATGACCACACAAATCCCTGAACCCGATCTGGCTTACCTGCAAAAAGTCCTGCTGGAAATGCTCGCGATTCCCAGCCCCACCGGCTTCACCGACACGATCGTGCGCTACGTCGCCGAACGTCTTGAAGAGCTGGGCATTCCGTTCGAAATGACCCGGCGCGGCACCATTCGCGCCACACTGAAGGGCAAAAAGAGCAGCCCTGACCGCGCGGTGTCTGCGCACCTGGACACCATCGGCGCCGCTGTGCGTGCAGTGAAAGACAACGGTCGCCTGACCCTCGCTCCGGTCGGTTGCTGGTCGAGCCGTTTTGCCGAGGGCAGCCGGGTCAGCCTGTTTACCGACACCGGCGTGATTCGCGGCAGCGTGCTGCCGCTGATGGCCTCCGGGCATGCGTTCAATACTCAGGTCGATGAAATGCCGATCAGTTGGGATCACGTCGAACTGCGTCTGGATGCCTACTGCGCGACCAAGGCCGATTGCGAATCGCTGGGCATTCATGTCGGTGACGTGGTGGCGTTCGACCCGCTGCCGGAGTTCACCGAAAGCGGCCATATCAGCGCGCGCCACCTCGACGACAAGGCCGGCGTTGCCGCGCTGCTCGCCGCGCTCAAGGCGATTGTCGACAGCGGCCAGGAACTGAACATTGATTGCCATCCGCTGTTCACCATCACCGAAGAAACCGGCAGTGGTGCGGCGGCGGCTTTGCCGTGGGACGTCAGCGAATTTGTCGGCATCGACATTGCGCCGGTAGCGCCAGGCCAGCATTCCAGCGAACACGCGGTGAGCGTGGCGATGCAGGACTCTGGCGGCCCTTACGACTATCACTTGTCGCGGCACTTGTTGCGCCTGGCGGGTGATCACGAATTGCCGGTGCGCCGCGACATGTTCCGCTATTACTTCAGCGATGCGCACTCGGCGGTCACCGCCGGCCACGACATCCGCACCGCCCTGCTCGCCTTCGGTTGCGATGCCACGCACGGCTACGAACGCACGCACATCGACAGCCTGGCGGCGCTCAGCCGCTTGCTCGGCGCGTACATTCTGAGCCCGCCGGTGTTCGCCAGCGATGCGGCCCCGGCCAATGCTTCACTGGACCGCTTCAGCCATCAGATCGAGCATGACACGCAGATGGAAAGCGAGACCCGGGTGCCGCCGGTGGACAGTCTGGTGGGGCAGCGTTCGGACAGTTGA
- a CDS encoding YheU family protein: MLIPHDALEVDTLTRLIEDFVTRDGTDNGDDTPLETRVLRVRQALTKGQALIVFDPESEQCQLMLKHDVPKHLFD, encoded by the coding sequence ATGCTCATTCCCCACGACGCGCTTGAAGTCGACACCCTCACCCGCCTGATCGAGGATTTCGTCACCCGCGACGGTACCGACAACGGCGATGACACCCCGCTGGAAACCCGCGTACTGCGGGTGCGCCAGGCATTGACCAAAGGCCAGGCACTGATCGTGTTCGACCCGGAAAGCGAACAGTGCCAGTTGATGCTCAAACACGACGTGCCCAAGCATCTGTTCGACTGA
- the csrA gene encoding carbon storage regulator CsrA: MLVLSRVVGELISIGDDITLRVLSVNGSSVRFGVEAPKKVHVHRAEVYDRIKRKEAAAKAG, translated from the coding sequence ATGCTTGTACTCAGCCGTGTGGTCGGTGAGTTGATTTCAATCGGTGACGACATCACCCTGCGTGTTCTGTCGGTAAACGGCTCCAGTGTGCGCTTCGGCGTCGAGGCGCCGAAAAAAGTCCATGTGCACCGCGCCGAGGTCTATGACCGGATCAAGCGCAAGGAGGCCGCCGCGAAGGCTGGCTGA
- a CDS encoding YnfA family protein gives MLNYLWFFLAALFEIAGCFAFYMWLRQGKSALWVIPALLSLTVFALLLTRVEAAYAGRAYAAYGGIYIVASIGWLAVVERVRPLGSDWIGMVLCVIGASIILFGPRFSAA, from the coding sequence ATGCTCAATTACCTGTGGTTCTTCCTTGCGGCGCTGTTCGAAATTGCCGGCTGTTTTGCTTTCTACATGTGGCTGCGCCAGGGCAAGAGTGCGTTGTGGGTGATTCCCGCGCTGCTCAGTCTGACCGTGTTCGCGCTATTGCTGACCCGTGTTGAAGCGGCCTACGCCGGGCGCGCCTATGCCGCGTATGGCGGCATCTACATCGTTGCTTCGATTGGTTGGCTGGCGGTGGTCGAACGGGTACGCCCGCTGGGCTCGGACTGGATCGGCATGGTGCTGTGCGTGATCGGTGCCAGCATCATTCTGTTCGGGCCGCGCTTTTCCGCCGCCTGA